One window of Drosophila busckii strain San Diego stock center, stock number 13000-0081.31 chromosome 3L, ASM1175060v1, whole genome shotgun sequence genomic DNA carries:
- the LOC108597980 gene encoding kappaPI-actitoxin-Avd3c-like, with protein sequence MKFVVVLICLALFVVYAEAQNCRGKLAPRQQNCLASRDEGRRRARSCRRSPNKNMWYYNASSRTCMRMNYRGCGGNGNRYCTKAECEQKCVRRSS encoded by the exons ATGAAATTCGTCGTGGTCTTGATTTGTCTGGCTCTCTTTGTGGTCTACGCTGAGGCTCAGAACTGTCGTGGAAAATTGGCTCCGC GTCAACAGAATTGCCTTGCTAGCCGGGATGAGGGCCGCCGGCGTGCTCGTTCTTGTCGTAGGAGccctaataaaaatatgtggtACTATAATGCAAGTAGTCGCACCTGTATGCGTATGAATTATCGTGGTTGCGGTGGAAATGGGAACCGTTATTGCACCAAGGCTGAATGTGAGCAAAAGTGTGTTAGGCGCTCATCCTAA
- the LOC108600371 gene encoding uncharacterized protein LOC108600371 isoform X1, which yields MATFSLASTTSAMDVLSIYSSPVIEFTATQPLERQNALVDNCTGTDPPPANADKLTETHTKKQVATQTEHICSSESADYDERALAKWLRQIYPLVELELSQPTPLMDEQCSECSLQEQLQVHTYQKLSLHSMENSQGLASWLCVHTNNAPVLVVTTVAPHDDWCEHVEQQLQLYVPERMSQGSYVVYTLSKSVPLKSCLRSLTTNGFNKNIFAGASMDGELFVWTYEQATMDVQQLHNVSTAQGAAVALDWSTEQQLLVGYTNGVVQQWQLGQQMTLEWQYTLPATVAAELTTMLSLGLDDLVLGTNDGGVYRCWSTAPQVSTDKTNKQFQLLPLRRHRFMVSSLLRTQLNGQQLVISCDLSGQAYYHDMRHEDEDTAQLIVQIPLPFKNSIACSRDGNIIYCPSSDGALEYYRVGDGAQAHVKGVLRGRGNLIRLSDNGCWLITGLYGNEFQIFYIENNLAAN from the exons ATGGCAACCTTTAGTTTGGCTTCAACAACCTCTGCAATGGACgtgctttcaatttatagcTCACCCGTTATAGAATTTACAGCAACGCAGCCATTGGAAAGGCAGAATGCACTGGTGGACAACTGTACGGGCACTGATCCGCCTCCAGCCAACGCAGATAAGCTGACAGAAACGCATACGAAGAAACAAGTGGCCACACAAACGGAACACATTTGCAGCAGCGAGTCAGCGGACTACGATGAGCGTGCGCTGGCCAAATGGCTGCGTCAGATCTATCCACtagtggagctggagctgagtCAGCCCACGCCACTAATGGATGAGCAGTGTAGTGAATGCTCACTACAGGAGCAACTGCAAGTGCACACATACCAAAAGCTTAGCCTGCACAGCATGGAGAACTCGCAAGGCTTGGCCAGCTGGCTCTGCGTGCACACCAACAATGCGCCCGTGCTGGTGGTCACCACTGTGGCGCCGCATGACGACTGGTGCGAGCATGtggagcaacagctgcagctctatGTGCCCGAGCGCATGTCCCAGGGCAGCTATGTGGTTTATACGCTGTCCAAAAGTGTGCCCTTAAAGTCCTGCCTGCGCAGCTTGACCACAAATGGTTTTAACAAGAACATCTTTGCTGGTGCCAGCATGGATGGCGAGCTCTTTGTGTGGACATATGAACAGGCTACAATggatgtgcagcagctgcataatgTGAGTACCGCACAGGGTGCAGCGGTGGCGCTGGATTGGTcgacagagcagcagctgctggtgggTTATACCAATGGAGTTGTGCAGCAATGGCAGCTGGGACAACAGATGACACTGGAATGGCA ATACACGCTGCCTGCCACTGTGGCTGCTGAGCTGACTACAATGCTGTCGCTGGGTCTGGATGATTTGGTGTTGGGCACCAACGATGGTGGTGTCTATCGCTGCTGGAGCACGGCACCTCAAGTGTCGACGGATAAGACCAACAAACAGTTCcaattgctgccgctgcgtagACATCGTTTTATGGTTTCATCCCTGCTTAGAACTCAGCTCAATGGACAGCAGCTGGTAATAAGCTGTGATCTCAGTGGACAGGCTTATTATCATGATATGCGTCATGAGGATGAG GATACGGCGCAGCTTATAGTGCAAATACCGCTGCCCTTTAAGAACTCGATCGCCTGCAGTCGCGATGGCAATATCATCTACTGTCCTAGCTCCGATGGCGCCTTGGAGTATTACAGAGTCGGCGATGGTGCACAGGCACATGTCAAAGGAGTGCTACGTGGTCGTGGCAATCTTATACGCCTGAGCGACAATGG CTGCTGGCTAATTACAGGACTCTATGgcaatgaatttcaaatattttacatagaAAACAATTTAGCTGCGAATTAA
- the LOC108600367 gene encoding H(+)/Cl(-) exchange transporter 3 isoform X3, giving the protein MIDITPHSSPGELISGVGSAYHRETATESDTERDFAPSQRGLHHHHHHHSQQHQHVPTHSAFGDPMEGALSFYGSSDVQDDIPGIGQYEDFHTIDWQRDIARDRMRHRYIVKKRQDSLWDFIKGSIDAGSGWLCVLLVGIAAGCVAGVVDIGASWMSDLKHGICPPAFWFNREQCCYPAKQSVFDEGNCSTWKTWPEIFGLSRSGPGAYIIAYIWYILWALMFASLSALLVKMFAPYACGSGIPEIKTILSGFIIRGYLGKWTLLIKSVGLMLSVSAGLTLGKEGPMVHIASCIGNIFSHLFPKYGRNEAKKREILSAASAAGVSVAFGAPIGGVLFSLEEVSYYFPLKTLWRSFFCALIAAFVLRSLTPFGNEHSVLFFVEYNKPWIFYELIPFVFLGIMGGAIGTFFIKANLWWCRFRKFSKLGQYPVAEVLFVTLVTGIICYPNPFTRMNMNELIFLLVSKCSPGDSTNPLCDYKRMNISSGGSFIEVTEPGPGVYSSIWLLLLTFILKLALTIFTFGIKVPSGLFIPSLLLGAIMGRIVGIGVEQIAYSYPNIWFFTGECTDSNLITPGLYAVVGAAAVLGGVTRMTVSLVVIMFELTGGVRYIVPLMAAAMASKWVGDALGRQGIYDAHIALNGYPFLDSKEEFAHTTLAADVMQPKRNETLNVITQDSMTVDDVENLLKETEHNGYPVVVSRENQYLVGFVLRRDLNLAIGNAKRLIEGINSNSIVLFTSTTPTQNLGPSPLKLKKILDMAPITVTDQTPMETVVDMFRKLGLRQTLVTHNGRLLGVITKKDVLRHVKQMDNEDPNTVLFN; this is encoded by the exons ATGATTGATATAACGCCACACTCTAGTCCAGGCGAGCTTATCAGTGGCGTAGGCAGTGCTTATCATCGCGAGACAGCCACCGAGTCAGATACAGAGCGAGACTTTGCTCCCAGTCAGCGTGGCTTGCACCACCATCATCACCATCATtcgcagcagcatcagcatgtGCCAACACATAGCGCATTTGGCGATCCAATGGAGG GAGCACTCTCGTTCTACGGCTCCTCTGATGTGCAGGATGATATACCCGGCATTGGGCAGTATGAAGATTTCCATACCATTGACTGGCAGCGGGATATAGCACGTGATCGCATGCGACATCGTTATATAGTCAAAAAACGCCAGGACTCCTTATGGGATTTTATAAAG GGCTCTATTGATGCCGGCTCGGGATGGTTGTGTGTGCTTCTGGTGGGCATTGCAGCGGGCTGTGTGGCAGGTGTAGTGGATATTGGCGCCAGCTGGATGTCGGATCTTAAGCATGGCATTTGTCCGCCTGCTTTTTGGTTTAATCGTGAGCAATGTTGCTACCCAGCCAAGCAATCTGTCTTTGACGAGGGCAACTGCTCGACG TGGAAAACCTGGCCAGAGATCTTTGGACTCAGTCGCAGCGGCCCGGGTGCTTATATTATCGCTTACATCTGGTATATTTTGTGGGCGCTTATGTTTGCCTCGCTCAGTGCTCTGCTGGTTAAGATGTTTGCTCCTTATGCCTGCGGCTCGGGTATACCAGAGATAAAGACCATATTGTCTGGTTTTATTATACGTGGCTATTTGGGCAAGTGGACGCTGCTAATCAAGTCAGTGGGCTTGATGCTGTCTGTGTCGGCGGGCCTAACACTGGGCAAGGAAGGGCCTATGGTGCATATTGCCAGCTGCATAGGCAACATATTCTCGCATCTGTTTCCCAAATATGGCAGAAATGAGGCTAAAAAGCGTGAAATATTATCTGCGGCCTCAGCAGCAGGTGTCTCTGTGGCTTTCGGGGCACCCATAGGCGGTGTACTATTCTCGCTGGAGGAGGTATCCTATTACTTTCCATTGAAAACATTGTGGCGATCGTTTTTCTGTGCGCTAATTGCAGCTTTCGTATTGCGTTCGTTGACCCCATTCGGCAATGAGCACTCGGTGCTTTTCTTTGTGGAATATAACAAGCCCTGGATCTTCTATGAGCTGATTCCATTTGTCTTTCTGGGCATTATGGGG gGCGCCATTGGCACATTCTTCATCAAGGCCAATCTTTGGTGGTGCCGTTTTAGAAAATTCAGCAAGCTGGGTCAATATCCCGTTGCCGAGGTATTGTTTGTAACGCTTGTAACGGGCATCATTTGTTATCCGAATCCCTTTACACGCATGAATATGAATGAGCTCATATTTTTGCTGGTGAGCAAATGCTCGCCCGGCGACTCTACAAATCCCTTGTG CGACTACAAACGCATGAACATTAGCTCTGGCGGCAGTTTTATTGAGGTTACAGAGCCAGGACCTGGCGTCTACAGCtccatttggctgctgctgctgacgtttATACTCAAGCTAGCGCTGACCATCTTTACATTTGGCATTAAGGTGCCCTCGGGTCTGTTTATACCCTCACTGCTATTAGGCGCCATTATGGGACGCATTGTGGGCATTGGCGTAGAACAGATTGCCTACAGTTATCCCAACATATGGTTCTTTACGGGCGAATGCACGGACAGCAATCTAATTACTCCGGGCTTGTATGCTGTAGTGGGAGCTGCGGCCGTATTGGGTGGCGTCACACGCATGACAGTTTCGCTGGTGGTCATCATGTTTGAGTTGACGGGTGGCGTGCGTTATATTGTGCCATTAATGGCAGCGGCCATGGCCTCCAAGTGGGTGGGCGATGCGCTGGGCCGTCAGGGCATTTACGATGCGCATATAGCACTAAATGGTTATCCATTCCTGGACAGCAAGGAAGAGTTTGCGCATACAACACTGGCGGCAGATGTGATGCAGCCAAAGCGCAATGAAACCTTAAATGTTATTACACAAGACTCCATGACAGTGGATGATGTGGAGAATCTGCTTAAGGAAACGGAGCATAATGGTTATCCGGTGGTAGTGTCCAGAGAAAATCAATATTTGGTAGGCTTTGTGCTACGTCGGGATCTAAACTTGGCTATAG GCAATGCTAAGCGCTTAATTGAGGGCATTAACAGCAATTCCATAGTATTATTCACCTCAACTACGCCTACGCAAAATCTTGGACCGTCGCCACTAAAGCTTAAGAAAATACTTGACATGGCGCCCATTACAGTGACAGATCAAACGCCTATGGAAACTGTTGTGGACATGTTCCGCAAGCTGGGACTGCGTCAAACGCTAGTCACACACAATGG TCGCTTACTGGGCGTGATAACCAAAAAGGATGTGCTGCGGCATGTAAAACAAATGGATAATGAAGATCCCAATACGGTGCTCTTCAAttaa
- the LOC108600367 gene encoding H(+)/Cl(-) exchange transporter 3 isoform X1: protein MDKFPLKGSREAAAEGNNYITAYQTVMKKSNGHTSGAGDGDHPLAPHTKHTYSAAATTSLTAATDDEDMIDITPHSSPGELISGVGSAYHRETATESDTERDFAPSQRGLHHHHHHHSQQHQHVPTHSAFGDPMEGALSFYGSSDVQDDIPGIGQYEDFHTIDWQRDIARDRMRHRYIVKKRQDSLWDFIKGSIDAGSGWLCVLLVGIAAGCVAGVVDIGASWMSDLKHGICPPAFWFNREQCCYPAKQSVFDEGNCSTWKTWPEIFGLSRSGPGAYIIAYIWYILWALMFASLSALLVKMFAPYACGSGIPEIKTILSGFIIRGYLGKWTLLIKSVGLMLSVSAGLTLGKEGPMVHIASCIGNIFSHLFPKYGRNEAKKREILSAASAAGVSVAFGAPIGGVLFSLEEVSYYFPLKTLWRSFFCALIAAFVLRSLTPFGNEHSVLFFVEYNKPWIFYELIPFVFLGIMGGAIGTFFIKANLWWCRFRKFSKLGQYPVAEVLFVTLVTGIICYPNPFTRMNMNELIFLLVSKCSPGDSTNPLCDYKRMNISSGGSFIEVTEPGPGVYSSIWLLLLTFILKLALTIFTFGIKVPSGLFIPSLLLGAIMGRIVGIGVEQIAYSYPNIWFFTGECTDSNLITPGLYAVVGAAAVLGGVTRMTVSLVVIMFELTGGVRYIVPLMAAAMASKWVGDALGRQGIYDAHIALNGYPFLDSKEEFAHTTLAADVMQPKRNETLNVITQDSMTVDDVENLLKETEHNGYPVVVSRENQYLVGFVLRRDLNLAIGNAKRLIEGINSNSIVLFTSTTPTQNLGPSPLKLKKILDMAPITVTDQTPMETVVDMFRKLGLRQTLVTHNGRLLGVITKKDVLRHVKQMDNEDPNTVLFN from the exons ATGGATAAATTTCCATTAAAGGGAAGCAGAGAGGCTGCAGCGGAAGGCAACAACTACATAACCGCATATCAGACAGTCATGAAAAag TCGAACGGACACACGTCAGGCGCTGGCGATGGCGATCATCCATTAGCGCCGCATACAAAGCACACTTATTCAGCTGCAGCCACCACGTCGCTCACAGCGGCCACAGACGACGAGGATATGATTGATATAACGCCACACTCTAGTCCAGGCGAGCTTATCAGTGGCGTAGGCAGTGCTTATCATCGCGAGACAGCCACCGAGTCAGATACAGAGCGAGACTTTGCTCCCAGTCAGCGTGGCTTGCACCACCATCATCACCATCATtcgcagcagcatcagcatgtGCCAACACATAGCGCATTTGGCGATCCAATGGAGG GAGCACTCTCGTTCTACGGCTCCTCTGATGTGCAGGATGATATACCCGGCATTGGGCAGTATGAAGATTTCCATACCATTGACTGGCAGCGGGATATAGCACGTGATCGCATGCGACATCGTTATATAGTCAAAAAACGCCAGGACTCCTTATGGGATTTTATAAAG GGCTCTATTGATGCCGGCTCGGGATGGTTGTGTGTGCTTCTGGTGGGCATTGCAGCGGGCTGTGTGGCAGGTGTAGTGGATATTGGCGCCAGCTGGATGTCGGATCTTAAGCATGGCATTTGTCCGCCTGCTTTTTGGTTTAATCGTGAGCAATGTTGCTACCCAGCCAAGCAATCTGTCTTTGACGAGGGCAACTGCTCGACG TGGAAAACCTGGCCAGAGATCTTTGGACTCAGTCGCAGCGGCCCGGGTGCTTATATTATCGCTTACATCTGGTATATTTTGTGGGCGCTTATGTTTGCCTCGCTCAGTGCTCTGCTGGTTAAGATGTTTGCTCCTTATGCCTGCGGCTCGGGTATACCAGAGATAAAGACCATATTGTCTGGTTTTATTATACGTGGCTATTTGGGCAAGTGGACGCTGCTAATCAAGTCAGTGGGCTTGATGCTGTCTGTGTCGGCGGGCCTAACACTGGGCAAGGAAGGGCCTATGGTGCATATTGCCAGCTGCATAGGCAACATATTCTCGCATCTGTTTCCCAAATATGGCAGAAATGAGGCTAAAAAGCGTGAAATATTATCTGCGGCCTCAGCAGCAGGTGTCTCTGTGGCTTTCGGGGCACCCATAGGCGGTGTACTATTCTCGCTGGAGGAGGTATCCTATTACTTTCCATTGAAAACATTGTGGCGATCGTTTTTCTGTGCGCTAATTGCAGCTTTCGTATTGCGTTCGTTGACCCCATTCGGCAATGAGCACTCGGTGCTTTTCTTTGTGGAATATAACAAGCCCTGGATCTTCTATGAGCTGATTCCATTTGTCTTTCTGGGCATTATGGGG gGCGCCATTGGCACATTCTTCATCAAGGCCAATCTTTGGTGGTGCCGTTTTAGAAAATTCAGCAAGCTGGGTCAATATCCCGTTGCCGAGGTATTGTTTGTAACGCTTGTAACGGGCATCATTTGTTATCCGAATCCCTTTACACGCATGAATATGAATGAGCTCATATTTTTGCTGGTGAGCAAATGCTCGCCCGGCGACTCTACAAATCCCTTGTG CGACTACAAACGCATGAACATTAGCTCTGGCGGCAGTTTTATTGAGGTTACAGAGCCAGGACCTGGCGTCTACAGCtccatttggctgctgctgctgacgtttATACTCAAGCTAGCGCTGACCATCTTTACATTTGGCATTAAGGTGCCCTCGGGTCTGTTTATACCCTCACTGCTATTAGGCGCCATTATGGGACGCATTGTGGGCATTGGCGTAGAACAGATTGCCTACAGTTATCCCAACATATGGTTCTTTACGGGCGAATGCACGGACAGCAATCTAATTACTCCGGGCTTGTATGCTGTAGTGGGAGCTGCGGCCGTATTGGGTGGCGTCACACGCATGACAGTTTCGCTGGTGGTCATCATGTTTGAGTTGACGGGTGGCGTGCGTTATATTGTGCCATTAATGGCAGCGGCCATGGCCTCCAAGTGGGTGGGCGATGCGCTGGGCCGTCAGGGCATTTACGATGCGCATATAGCACTAAATGGTTATCCATTCCTGGACAGCAAGGAAGAGTTTGCGCATACAACACTGGCGGCAGATGTGATGCAGCCAAAGCGCAATGAAACCTTAAATGTTATTACACAAGACTCCATGACAGTGGATGATGTGGAGAATCTGCTTAAGGAAACGGAGCATAATGGTTATCCGGTGGTAGTGTCCAGAGAAAATCAATATTTGGTAGGCTTTGTGCTACGTCGGGATCTAAACTTGGCTATAG GCAATGCTAAGCGCTTAATTGAGGGCATTAACAGCAATTCCATAGTATTATTCACCTCAACTACGCCTACGCAAAATCTTGGACCGTCGCCACTAAAGCTTAAGAAAATACTTGACATGGCGCCCATTACAGTGACAGATCAAACGCCTATGGAAACTGTTGTGGACATGTTCCGCAAGCTGGGACTGCGTCAAACGCTAGTCACACACAATGG TCGCTTACTGGGCGTGATAACCAAAAAGGATGTGCTGCGGCATGTAAAACAAATGGATAATGAAGATCCCAATACGGTGCTCTTCAAttaa
- the LOC108600367 gene encoding H(+)/Cl(-) exchange transporter 3 isoform X2, with product MKKSNGHTSGAGDGDHPLAPHTKHTYSAAATTSLTAATDDEDMIDITPHSSPGELISGVGSAYHRETATESDTERDFAPSQRGLHHHHHHHSQQHQHVPTHSAFGDPMEGALSFYGSSDVQDDIPGIGQYEDFHTIDWQRDIARDRMRHRYIVKKRQDSLWDFIKGSIDAGSGWLCVLLVGIAAGCVAGVVDIGASWMSDLKHGICPPAFWFNREQCCYPAKQSVFDEGNCSTWKTWPEIFGLSRSGPGAYIIAYIWYILWALMFASLSALLVKMFAPYACGSGIPEIKTILSGFIIRGYLGKWTLLIKSVGLMLSVSAGLTLGKEGPMVHIASCIGNIFSHLFPKYGRNEAKKREILSAASAAGVSVAFGAPIGGVLFSLEEVSYYFPLKTLWRSFFCALIAAFVLRSLTPFGNEHSVLFFVEYNKPWIFYELIPFVFLGIMGGAIGTFFIKANLWWCRFRKFSKLGQYPVAEVLFVTLVTGIICYPNPFTRMNMNELIFLLVSKCSPGDSTNPLCDYKRMNISSGGSFIEVTEPGPGVYSSIWLLLLTFILKLALTIFTFGIKVPSGLFIPSLLLGAIMGRIVGIGVEQIAYSYPNIWFFTGECTDSNLITPGLYAVVGAAAVLGGVTRMTVSLVVIMFELTGGVRYIVPLMAAAMASKWVGDALGRQGIYDAHIALNGYPFLDSKEEFAHTTLAADVMQPKRNETLNVITQDSMTVDDVENLLKETEHNGYPVVVSRENQYLVGFVLRRDLNLAIGNAKRLIEGINSNSIVLFTSTTPTQNLGPSPLKLKKILDMAPITVTDQTPMETVVDMFRKLGLRQTLVTHNGRLLGVITKKDVLRHVKQMDNEDPNTVLFN from the exons ATGAAAAag TCGAACGGACACACGTCAGGCGCTGGCGATGGCGATCATCCATTAGCGCCGCATACAAAGCACACTTATTCAGCTGCAGCCACCACGTCGCTCACAGCGGCCACAGACGACGAGGATATGATTGATATAACGCCACACTCTAGTCCAGGCGAGCTTATCAGTGGCGTAGGCAGTGCTTATCATCGCGAGACAGCCACCGAGTCAGATACAGAGCGAGACTTTGCTCCCAGTCAGCGTGGCTTGCACCACCATCATCACCATCATtcgcagcagcatcagcatgtGCCAACACATAGCGCATTTGGCGATCCAATGGAGG GAGCACTCTCGTTCTACGGCTCCTCTGATGTGCAGGATGATATACCCGGCATTGGGCAGTATGAAGATTTCCATACCATTGACTGGCAGCGGGATATAGCACGTGATCGCATGCGACATCGTTATATAGTCAAAAAACGCCAGGACTCCTTATGGGATTTTATAAAG GGCTCTATTGATGCCGGCTCGGGATGGTTGTGTGTGCTTCTGGTGGGCATTGCAGCGGGCTGTGTGGCAGGTGTAGTGGATATTGGCGCCAGCTGGATGTCGGATCTTAAGCATGGCATTTGTCCGCCTGCTTTTTGGTTTAATCGTGAGCAATGTTGCTACCCAGCCAAGCAATCTGTCTTTGACGAGGGCAACTGCTCGACG TGGAAAACCTGGCCAGAGATCTTTGGACTCAGTCGCAGCGGCCCGGGTGCTTATATTATCGCTTACATCTGGTATATTTTGTGGGCGCTTATGTTTGCCTCGCTCAGTGCTCTGCTGGTTAAGATGTTTGCTCCTTATGCCTGCGGCTCGGGTATACCAGAGATAAAGACCATATTGTCTGGTTTTATTATACGTGGCTATTTGGGCAAGTGGACGCTGCTAATCAAGTCAGTGGGCTTGATGCTGTCTGTGTCGGCGGGCCTAACACTGGGCAAGGAAGGGCCTATGGTGCATATTGCCAGCTGCATAGGCAACATATTCTCGCATCTGTTTCCCAAATATGGCAGAAATGAGGCTAAAAAGCGTGAAATATTATCTGCGGCCTCAGCAGCAGGTGTCTCTGTGGCTTTCGGGGCACCCATAGGCGGTGTACTATTCTCGCTGGAGGAGGTATCCTATTACTTTCCATTGAAAACATTGTGGCGATCGTTTTTCTGTGCGCTAATTGCAGCTTTCGTATTGCGTTCGTTGACCCCATTCGGCAATGAGCACTCGGTGCTTTTCTTTGTGGAATATAACAAGCCCTGGATCTTCTATGAGCTGATTCCATTTGTCTTTCTGGGCATTATGGGG gGCGCCATTGGCACATTCTTCATCAAGGCCAATCTTTGGTGGTGCCGTTTTAGAAAATTCAGCAAGCTGGGTCAATATCCCGTTGCCGAGGTATTGTTTGTAACGCTTGTAACGGGCATCATTTGTTATCCGAATCCCTTTACACGCATGAATATGAATGAGCTCATATTTTTGCTGGTGAGCAAATGCTCGCCCGGCGACTCTACAAATCCCTTGTG CGACTACAAACGCATGAACATTAGCTCTGGCGGCAGTTTTATTGAGGTTACAGAGCCAGGACCTGGCGTCTACAGCtccatttggctgctgctgctgacgtttATACTCAAGCTAGCGCTGACCATCTTTACATTTGGCATTAAGGTGCCCTCGGGTCTGTTTATACCCTCACTGCTATTAGGCGCCATTATGGGACGCATTGTGGGCATTGGCGTAGAACAGATTGCCTACAGTTATCCCAACATATGGTTCTTTACGGGCGAATGCACGGACAGCAATCTAATTACTCCGGGCTTGTATGCTGTAGTGGGAGCTGCGGCCGTATTGGGTGGCGTCACACGCATGACAGTTTCGCTGGTGGTCATCATGTTTGAGTTGACGGGTGGCGTGCGTTATATTGTGCCATTAATGGCAGCGGCCATGGCCTCCAAGTGGGTGGGCGATGCGCTGGGCCGTCAGGGCATTTACGATGCGCATATAGCACTAAATGGTTATCCATTCCTGGACAGCAAGGAAGAGTTTGCGCATACAACACTGGCGGCAGATGTGATGCAGCCAAAGCGCAATGAAACCTTAAATGTTATTACACAAGACTCCATGACAGTGGATGATGTGGAGAATCTGCTTAAGGAAACGGAGCATAATGGTTATCCGGTGGTAGTGTCCAGAGAAAATCAATATTTGGTAGGCTTTGTGCTACGTCGGGATCTAAACTTGGCTATAG GCAATGCTAAGCGCTTAATTGAGGGCATTAACAGCAATTCCATAGTATTATTCACCTCAACTACGCCTACGCAAAATCTTGGACCGTCGCCACTAAAGCTTAAGAAAATACTTGACATGGCGCCCATTACAGTGACAGATCAAACGCCTATGGAAACTGTTGTGGACATGTTCCGCAAGCTGGGACTGCGTCAAACGCTAGTCACACACAATGG TCGCTTACTGGGCGTGATAACCAAAAAGGATGTGCTGCGGCATGTAAAACAAATGGATAATGAAGATCCCAATACGGTGCTCTTCAAttaa
- the LOC108600371 gene encoding uncharacterized protein LOC108600371 isoform X2, whose translation MATFSLASTTSAMDVLSIYSSPVIEFTATQPLERQNALVDNCTGTDPPPANADKLTETHTKKQVATQTEHICSSESADYDERALAKWLRQIYPLVELELSQPTPLMDEQCSECSLQEQLQVHTYQKLSLHSMENSQGLASWLCVHTNNAPVLVVTTVAPHDDWCEHVEQQLQLYVPERMSQGSYVVYTLSKSVPLKSCLRSLTTNGFNKNIFAGASMDGELFVWTYEQATMDVQQLHNVSTAQGAAVALDWSTEQQLLVGYTNGVVQQWQLGQQMTLEWQYTLPATVAAELTTMLSLGLDDLVLGTNDGGVYRCWSTAPQVSTDKTNKQFQLLPLRRHRFMVSSLLRTQLNGQQLVISCDLSGQAYYHDMRHEDELIVQIPLPFKNSIACSRDGNIIYCPSSDGALEYYRVGDGAQAHVKGVLRGRGNLIRLSDNGCWLITGLYGNEFQIFYIENNLAAN comes from the exons ATGGCAACCTTTAGTTTGGCTTCAACAACCTCTGCAATGGACgtgctttcaatttatagcTCACCCGTTATAGAATTTACAGCAACGCAGCCATTGGAAAGGCAGAATGCACTGGTGGACAACTGTACGGGCACTGATCCGCCTCCAGCCAACGCAGATAAGCTGACAGAAACGCATACGAAGAAACAAGTGGCCACACAAACGGAACACATTTGCAGCAGCGAGTCAGCGGACTACGATGAGCGTGCGCTGGCCAAATGGCTGCGTCAGATCTATCCACtagtggagctggagctgagtCAGCCCACGCCACTAATGGATGAGCAGTGTAGTGAATGCTCACTACAGGAGCAACTGCAAGTGCACACATACCAAAAGCTTAGCCTGCACAGCATGGAGAACTCGCAAGGCTTGGCCAGCTGGCTCTGCGTGCACACCAACAATGCGCCCGTGCTGGTGGTCACCACTGTGGCGCCGCATGACGACTGGTGCGAGCATGtggagcaacagctgcagctctatGTGCCCGAGCGCATGTCCCAGGGCAGCTATGTGGTTTATACGCTGTCCAAAAGTGTGCCCTTAAAGTCCTGCCTGCGCAGCTTGACCACAAATGGTTTTAACAAGAACATCTTTGCTGGTGCCAGCATGGATGGCGAGCTCTTTGTGTGGACATATGAACAGGCTACAATggatgtgcagcagctgcataatgTGAGTACCGCACAGGGTGCAGCGGTGGCGCTGGATTGGTcgacagagcagcagctgctggtgggTTATACCAATGGAGTTGTGCAGCAATGGCAGCTGGGACAACAGATGACACTGGAATGGCA ATACACGCTGCCTGCCACTGTGGCTGCTGAGCTGACTACAATGCTGTCGCTGGGTCTGGATGATTTGGTGTTGGGCACCAACGATGGTGGTGTCTATCGCTGCTGGAGCACGGCACCTCAAGTGTCGACGGATAAGACCAACAAACAGTTCcaattgctgccgctgcgtagACATCGTTTTATGGTTTCATCCCTGCTTAGAACTCAGCTCAATGGACAGCAGCTGGTAATAAGCTGTGATCTCAGTGGACAGGCTTATTATCATGATATGCGTCATGAGGATGAG CTTATAGTGCAAATACCGCTGCCCTTTAAGAACTCGATCGCCTGCAGTCGCGATGGCAATATCATCTACTGTCCTAGCTCCGATGGCGCCTTGGAGTATTACAGAGTCGGCGATGGTGCACAGGCACATGTCAAAGGAGTGCTACGTGGTCGTGGCAATCTTATACGCCTGAGCGACAATGG CTGCTGGCTAATTACAGGACTCTATGgcaatgaatttcaaatattttacatagaAAACAATTTAGCTGCGAATTAA